A window of the Candidatus Nitrosotalea okcheonensis genome harbors these coding sequences:
- a CDS encoding type II toxin-antitoxin system RatA family toxin produces the protein MAQIQASIEIDAPIDKVWSIVSDLDSEPKFWKGTKEVRNISKEGNTITREVTIAFKDSKCMQTVTLYPKEKIQIQFTKGVIEGTKALTLAQTGSKTRLDVIWDMKLTGMMGMFTGMIKKHIQSGSEQALESIKQEAQR, from the coding sequence ATGGCCCAGATCCAGGCATCTATTGAGATTGACGCCCCAATTGACAAAGTTTGGAGCATTGTTTCTGATCTTGATTCAGAACCCAAGTTCTGGAAGGGAACAAAGGAGGTAAGAAACATCTCAAAGGAGGGCAACACCATAACAAGAGAGGTCACAATTGCATTCAAGGATTCAAAATGCATGCAGACTGTAACACTATATCCAAAGGAAAAGATCCAGATCCAGTTTACAAAGGGAGTAATCGAGGGAACAAAGGCACTCACGCTTGCACAGACAGGTAGCAAGACAAGGCTTGATGTCATCTGGGACATGAAGCTAACAGGCATGATGGGAATGTTTACAGGAATGATAAAAAAACACATCCAAAGCGGTTCAGAGCAAGCTCTTGAAAGCATCAAGCAAGAAGCCCAGAGATAG
- a CDS encoding pentapeptide repeat-containing protein, which translates to MKSTIKLFMIFGTILISLIPTTQISAQVYGNAASHHAVQLNNCYASPSPRVNWSGCHVGNAEVHFANMTGANLSYIVAQNGLFYNVNLSGANLKNSVLAGGNFAYSDLSGADLRGADLRNADFYHANLSGVDMRGANLVGARFPGVDFSNANLAGQNMSHTNIIGADLSDADLQNATLVGVDMRNAIFDDTDLRGANLENSDVTGGSFADSDLTGANLGGLDYSGTEMSCRGSPVCHKTDSDNP; encoded by the coding sequence ATGAAATCAACAATAAAATTATTTATGATATTTGGCACAATTTTGATATCCCTGATTCCAACCACCCAGATATCTGCTCAAGTTTATGGAAATGCAGCATCACATCATGCTGTACAATTGAACAACTGCTATGCATCTCCATCGCCGCGGGTAAATTGGAGCGGCTGTCATGTGGGTAATGCAGAAGTTCATTTTGCCAACATGACTGGGGCAAACCTCTCTTACATTGTTGCACAAAACGGATTGTTTTATAACGTGAATCTCTCCGGTGCCAACCTGAAAAATTCTGTCTTGGCTGGAGGTAACTTTGCATACTCTGATCTTTCTGGTGCAGATCTCAGGGGAGCAGATCTGAGAAATGCCGACTTTTATCATGCCAATCTCTCAGGCGTAGACATGCGCGGTGCAAATCTTGTCGGTGCAAGATTTCCAGGCGTAGATTTTAGCAATGCAAATCTCGCGGGCCAGAACATGTCCCACACAAATATCATAGGTGCAGATCTGTCTGATGCAGACCTGCAAAATGCTACGCTGGTTGGTGTTGACATGAGAAATGCAATTTTTGATGACACTGATCTCAGGGGGGCAAACCTTGAAAACTCTGATGTAACAGGGGGCAGTTTTGCAGATTCGGATCTAACTGGGGCTAATCTGGGAGGTCTTGATTATTCGGGTACTGAAATGTCATGTCGTGGAAGTCCGGTCTGTCATAAAACGGATAGTGATAATCCATGA
- a CDS encoding S1C family serine protease, which translates to MYLDKTTAILGGAYGIIVLVIVLAFVFEQQKTDPTQQTSILESLVQSPGSQLSLADLFAKSQDGVVQIIVRKTGDNSSSRAIGSGIVYDLGGHIITSNHVVADYQKIRVVFHDGQSYSANVSGTDVYADLAVIKVNAGSQSLHPLPLGDSSKLRIGDTVTAIGSPFGLSGSMTSGIVSQLGRILNPPNLQSFSIPNVIQTDAAINPGNSGGPLLNDHGEVIGINTAIQTDTGEFSGVGFAIPSNTMKRIVPALIQSGHYKHPWLGISGITLDPDLADSLGLATHFGFLIENIVSDSPASKAGLHASNQTKTIDGIKYKYGGDIIVGVDNNPVLKLEDLLNYLQDNKSAGDKMVVHIIRDGKKMDVTLTLQERPYSQ; encoded by the coding sequence ATGTACTTGGACAAGACTACAGCAATTTTAGGTGGAGCATATGGAATCATCGTACTGGTCATAGTGCTTGCATTTGTATTTGAACAACAAAAAACAGATCCTACGCAACAAACTTCAATTCTGGAGAGTCTTGTACAAAGTCCGGGATCTCAACTAAGTCTTGCAGATCTTTTTGCAAAATCACAAGACGGCGTTGTGCAGATAATAGTTCGCAAGACAGGCGACAACTCTTCAAGCAGAGCTATTGGCTCTGGAATAGTTTATGATCTTGGAGGACATATCATTACAAGTAATCATGTTGTAGCTGATTATCAAAAGATACGAGTTGTATTTCATGATGGTCAATCATATTCAGCCAACGTTAGTGGCACTGACGTGTATGCAGACCTGGCGGTAATCAAGGTAAATGCAGGCTCACAGTCATTGCACCCGCTGCCACTAGGGGACTCGTCAAAGCTTCGCATAGGAGACACCGTTACAGCTATTGGCAGCCCGTTTGGCTTGAGCGGTTCAATGACATCAGGAATTGTAAGCCAGCTAGGAAGAATTCTAAACCCCCCAAATCTCCAGTCATTTTCCATTCCAAATGTAATCCAAACAGACGCCGCAATAAATCCAGGAAATTCAGGCGGCCCACTTTTAAATGACCACGGCGAGGTAATAGGAATCAACACTGCGATCCAAACCGACACGGGAGAGTTTTCAGGAGTAGGTTTTGCCATACCATCAAATACTATGAAAAGAATTGTCCCAGCACTCATACAATCAGGCCACTACAAGCACCCATGGCTTGGCATATCAGGGATTACACTTGACCCAGACCTGGCAGACAGTCTAGGGCTTGCAACACATTTTGGCTTTTTAATTGAAAACATAGTATCAGACAGCCCAGCATCCAAGGCAGGCCTGCATGCATCAAACCAGACAAAAACAATAGATGGAATCAAGTACAAGTACGGTGGAGATATCATAGTAGGGGTAGACAACAACCCAGTGTTAAAGCTAGAAGACCTCCTGAACTATTTGCAAGACAACAAGTCTGCAGGCGACAAGATGGTAGTACACATAATTCGAGATGGCAAGAAAATGGACGTAACACTCACACTGCAGGAAAGACCATACAGTCAATAA
- a CDS encoding PQQ-dependent sugar dehydrogenase — MKFWLISIFIFSGVAIFPSYAEPVMNDTGFVIQPYVTSICCSPTTMAFEGNDILVLSKVSGQVYLFRNGILQDKPVLQENVTSTGEQGMLGITTVGNKVYLYFTASDKMGGHALGKRVYSYDWNGQELVNKTLVKDLPQTQAYHNGGAMATSKNGSVYLVVGDAGRFGRLQNHPTGEPDDTSVIFRLVPPGPYYAIGIRNSFGLAIDPVTGNLWDTENGPDWGDEVNLVPPGFNSGWDVVAGPANKTQIAMIPAYPGYTYHDPQFSWQKTVAPTGIAFTSPQGFGKYEDSVFVGDCNNGNVYRFQLNQNRDGFVFNSPELADKEVNIGDSMKEIVFATGFGCISDVVTGPDGMLYITSLSDGTIYRIVPQNSIEGIFSGSISLYISIAAIVIAIIVTYAIRRKKYINKVNA; from the coding sequence TTGAAATTCTGGCTGATTTCTATTTTCATATTTTCAGGTGTTGCGATATTTCCATCATATGCTGAGCCAGTAATGAATGACACAGGGTTTGTAATCCAGCCCTATGTTACAAGCATTTGCTGCAGTCCAACCACGATGGCATTTGAGGGAAACGACATACTAGTTTTATCAAAAGTTTCAGGACAGGTGTACTTGTTCAGAAATGGAATCTTGCAAGACAAGCCAGTACTGCAAGAAAATGTTACAAGTACTGGAGAGCAAGGAATGCTGGGCATAACAACAGTTGGAAACAAGGTCTATCTGTATTTTACAGCATCAGACAAGATGGGCGGACATGCACTTGGAAAGCGTGTCTACAGTTATGACTGGAATGGTCAGGAGCTCGTAAACAAGACACTCGTAAAAGACTTGCCACAAACCCAGGCATATCACAACGGCGGCGCCATGGCCACATCCAAGAACGGTTCCGTATATTTGGTCGTAGGAGATGCAGGCAGATTTGGAAGATTACAAAACCATCCAACAGGAGAACCCGATGATACATCAGTCATATTCAGACTTGTCCCGCCAGGCCCGTACTATGCAATTGGAATAAGAAACAGTTTTGGACTTGCAATTGATCCCGTCACAGGAAACCTTTGGGATACAGAGAACGGCCCAGATTGGGGAGACGAGGTAAACCTTGTTCCCCCTGGATTTAACAGTGGATGGGATGTTGTGGCAGGACCTGCAAACAAGACTCAGATTGCAATGATCCCAGCATATCCTGGATATACGTATCACGATCCACAGTTTAGCTGGCAAAAAACTGTAGCGCCAACAGGCATTGCGTTTACATCCCCACAGGGATTTGGAAAATACGAGGACAGTGTGTTTGTAGGTGACTGTAACAATGGAAATGTGTACAGATTTCAATTAAACCAGAACAGAGATGGCTTTGTCTTCAACAGCCCAGAGCTTGCTGACAAGGAAGTAAACATTGGAGATTCCATGAAGGAGATAGTGTTTGCAACAGGATTTGGTTGCATCAGTGATGTGGTAACGGGACCTGATGGGATGTTATACATAACATCCTTGTCAGACGGTACAATTTACAGGATAGTTCCACAAAACAGCATAGAGGGAATATTTAGCGGCAGCATCAGTCTGTACATATCAATTGCCGCAATTGTTATAGCTATCATAGTAACATATGCAATTCGCAGAAAAAAATACATCAATAAAGTAAATGCTTGA
- a CDS encoding ZIP family metal transporter — MIIGFGAHNATEGFGIAGPLTGILKRPTAKFLLVAGLVGGGPTFVGTVLGSLVFSNITYILFLSIAGGALIYVSMLMYNSGRKFTTNNTVMVGIFVGLCAGFVIDLIVTFGGA, encoded by the coding sequence TTGATAATTGGGTTTGGTGCTCACAATGCAACTGAAGGATTTGGAATTGCAGGCCCGCTTACAGGTATTTTGAAAAGACCTACGGCCAAGTTTCTGCTGGTTGCAGGCCTTGTAGGTGGTGGACCGACATTTGTAGGAACTGTACTGGGCAGTCTGGTATTTTCAAACATTACATACATACTATTTTTGTCAATTGCAGGAGGCGCACTGATCTATGTTTCAATGCTGATGTATAATTCTGGAAGGAAATTTACTACAAATAATACCGTGATGGTTGGAATTTTTGTTGGACTGTGTGCCGGTTTTGTAATTGACTTGATAGTAACCTTTGGAGGAGCCTAG
- a CDS encoding C39 family peptidase has product MAQDREKIHLNVPIHRQTKNFTCVPSCCKMMLDYLNKVKLTIPEPDLDEDQIAEIMNTTISGTRISEVENINDILTTSNPSVEFVAEFKPHTLDDIKKELQKGLPVSVWIHTGSVEYLHSIVITGIDDIAKTICYNDPIYRQKTISQSEFVTKWEQGQALMIKTEIGRINRYTLETWQQELSDEQP; this is encoded by the coding sequence GTGGCACAAGACAGAGAAAAGATCCATCTCAATGTACCTATCCATAGACAAACAAAAAACTTTACTTGCGTACCGAGTTGTTGCAAGATGATGCTTGATTATCTGAATAAAGTAAAACTTACAATACCTGAACCTGATCTTGACGAAGATCAGATTGCAGAAATAATGAATACAACGATCAGCGGAACACGTATCTCTGAAGTAGAGAACATAAATGACATATTGACCACATCGAACCCATCAGTGGAGTTTGTTGCTGAATTTAAACCGCATACCTTAGATGATATTAAAAAAGAGTTGCAAAAAGGATTGCCTGTATCTGTTTGGATCCATACTGGTTCAGTTGAGTATCTACATTCTATTGTCATTACTGGTATAGATGACATTGCAAAAACAATTTGTTACAATGATCCCATATATAGACAAAAAACAATTAGTCAAAGTGAGTTTGTAACAAAATGGGAACAAGGTCAGGCGTTGATGATAAAAACAGAAATAGGACGAATAAACAGATATACATTAGAAACATGGCAGCAGGAGTTGTCTGATGAACAGCCTTGA
- a CDS encoding tRNA-binding protein, translated as MTLITYDDFAKLDMRVAKVISVEEIPGKTKIIKGTIDLGDEKRSIIIGGAQYYKPEELVGRTVIALVNLEPRKIAGIESGAMLLAADSDDKPFWLTVTEDVPLGTGIR; from the coding sequence GTGACACTGATAACATACGATGATTTTGCCAAGCTCGACATGAGGGTGGCAAAAGTAATTTCAGTGGAGGAAATTCCTGGCAAAACAAAAATCATCAAGGGAACGATTGATCTTGGAGATGAAAAACGCAGCATCATCATTGGCGGTGCGCAATACTACAAGCCGGAGGAACTTGTGGGCAGAACAGTCATCGCACTTGTAAATCTTGAGCCGCGAAAGATTGCCGGGATAGAATCTGGCGCAATGCTTTTGGCTGCAGACTCGGACGACAAGCCATTCTGGCTTACTGTAACTGAA
- a CDS encoding glycosyltransferase, producing the protein MFLSDVTNYLLAAILLSVSVAWLFLIKSMWITFRDSPFLDRYDSRPHHMPKVSVILPARNEEMFIEKCVNSLLDQDYENYEIIVIDDMSDDNTGEIIKKIAKKNSKVVHVQAAPKPEKWIGKNWACIEGFKRSSGELLLFTDADTIHTKKTITLAVGHLLSEGLDALTVVPKMLCLDWWTKITLPVLSTFLHTRFSALRVNDPSKKTGYFFGSFFIIKRKTYESVGTHESVKSEIVEDGALGKKVKEQGFKLKMVRGEHLVEAVWARDRTTLWHALKRLMIPLYIQSSKMAVGIFFAVLFLLFVPFPVLVYSALYANTSTSFQVLLVASSLASTLVYIGGTIDARKGLGLGFRHVFFAPLGSAVIVSGFAIGILHAKKNNAVTWRGRTYSISETVQNPISL; encoded by the coding sequence ATGTTTCTATCAGATGTAACAAATTATCTCCTTGCAGCTATCTTGCTGAGCGTTTCTGTTGCATGGTTATTTTTGATAAAGTCGATGTGGATTACATTTCGCGACTCACCATTTCTTGACAGGTACGATTCAAGGCCGCACCACATGCCAAAGGTATCAGTAATTCTGCCTGCAAGAAACGAAGAGATGTTTATTGAAAAATGTGTCAACTCCCTGCTAGACCAAGATTATGAAAATTACGAGATAATAGTCATTGATGACATGTCAGATGATAACACCGGGGAGATAATCAAAAAAATTGCAAAGAAAAACTCCAAGGTGGTGCATGTACAGGCAGCGCCCAAGCCAGAGAAATGGATTGGAAAAAACTGGGCATGCATCGAGGGTTTCAAGAGATCATCAGGAGAATTGTTGTTATTTACAGATGCAGATACAATCCACACAAAAAAGACAATCACATTAGCAGTAGGCCACCTCTTGAGCGAAGGACTTGACGCACTCACGGTTGTTCCAAAGATGCTTTGCCTTGACTGGTGGACAAAAATAACGCTGCCAGTTTTATCTACATTTCTCCATACAAGATTTTCAGCGCTAAGGGTAAATGATCCTTCCAAAAAGACTGGATATTTTTTCGGGAGTTTTTTCATCATAAAAAGAAAAACATACGAATCAGTCGGGACACATGAAAGTGTAAAGAGTGAGATTGTAGAAGACGGGGCGCTGGGAAAAAAAGTAAAGGAGCAGGGATTCAAGCTAAAGATGGTGCGCGGTGAGCACTTGGTTGAAGCAGTGTGGGCAAGAGACAGGACCACACTGTGGCACGCCCTCAAGAGATTAATGATTCCGCTTTACATCCAGTCAAGCAAGATGGCAGTAGGAATATTTTTTGCAGTACTTTTCCTTTTGTTTGTACCGTTTCCAGTTCTTGTCTACTCGGCACTTTATGCAAACACCTCCACATCTTTTCAAGTATTGCTTGTAGCCTCATCACTTGCATCAACGTTGGTCTACATCGGAGGCACTATAGATGCAAGAAAGGGACTTGGTCTTGGATTTCGGCATGTATTTTTTGCCCCGCTAGGCAGTGCAGTGATTGTGTCAGGATTTGCAATTGGAATTTTGCATGCAAAGAAAAACAATGCAGTAACATGGAGAGGAAGAACATATTCGATCTCAGAGACAGTGCAAAATCCAATCAGCTTGTGA
- a CDS encoding winged helix-turn-helix domain-containing protein, with the protein MSRQPYRSELGMISDVLQVAKECGRQGTIITTIARRANLSHYAATDKCQKLIDFGLMKARPDKRSNFFIITEKGIQFYEELQRFTETIQAIRVRY; encoded by the coding sequence ATGTCAAGGCAACCGTACCGCTCAGAGCTTGGAATGATCTCAGATGTATTACAGGTTGCAAAAGAGTGCGGCAGGCAAGGAACCATAATTACCACCATAGCAAGAAGGGCCAATCTATCACACTATGCTGCAACAGACAAGTGCCAAAAACTCATAGACTTTGGACTCATGAAGGCAAGGCCTGACAAGAGAAGCAATTTTTTCATCATCACTGAAAAGGGAATCCAGTTTTATGAAGAGCTGCAAAGGTTTACAGAAACAATACAGGCAATTAGAGTCCGGTACTAG
- a CDS encoding CbtA family protein, translating to MKTVSFLVIVISAGLLAGLVHGMLNIAFVEPYLDTAIGIENQHKFAEGEAKDTPQFWKQFSDYRIWQKQGSIVAGAMLGMATGSLLGLVFAYSKNALPGNSEIKKAIILAIIMWAVLYFIPFLKYPANPPTVGDPSTITLRATAYALFVAFSGGGAIGFSMLYKKMKDKKFLAFAGYAGLMALAYVIMPPNPDPIKTSMDVVNGFRAISAATMTAYWITNGVILGWMWKKVKPDAVSAE from the coding sequence TTGAAGACCGTTTCTTTTCTTGTGATTGTTATTTCTGCAGGCCTATTGGCAGGACTTGTCCATGGCATGCTCAACATCGCATTTGTAGAGCCATATCTTGACACTGCAATAGGGATTGAGAACCAGCACAAGTTTGCAGAGGGAGAGGCAAAGGACACTCCACAATTTTGGAAACAGTTTAGTGATTACAGAATATGGCAAAAACAAGGGTCAATAGTTGCAGGCGCAATGCTTGGAATGGCCACGGGCTCGTTGCTTGGCCTAGTGTTTGCATATTCAAAAAATGCGCTTCCTGGAAACAGTGAGATCAAAAAAGCCATCATACTTGCAATCATAATGTGGGCAGTGCTGTATTTCATACCATTTTTGAAATACCCAGCAAATCCCCCAACCGTAGGAGACCCCAGCACTATTACCCTTAGAGCCACAGCATATGCATTGTTTGTAGCATTTTCAGGTGGAGGTGCAATCGGGTTCTCAATGCTTTATAAAAAAATGAAAGACAAGAAATTTCTTGCCTTTGCTGGATATGCCGGATTGATGGCATTAGCATATGTCATCATGCCGCCAAATCCAGATCCAATTAAAACCTCGATGGATGTCGTAAATGGATTCAGGGCAATATCTGCAGCAACCATGACTGCATACTGGATTACAAATGGAGTCATACTTGGATGGATGTGGAAAAAAGTCAAGCCAGATGCAGTTTCAGCAGAGTGA
- the cofH gene encoding 5-amino-6-(D-ribitylamino)uracil--L-tyrosine 4-hydroxyphenyl transferase CofH, with the protein MNMSLFESLLKNSDPLISDTLNRALEEKEISVNEAARLFHARGIDFHLVGMVADELRKRRVGDIVTYVVNRNINFTNVCIKQCGFCAFSRDFREEEGYFLPTDEIVRRAKEAHTLGATEVCVQAGLPPDMDKNTYENICRAIKREVGDIHIHGFSPEEVLYGATKSNMPVKEYLLRLKDAGVNSLPGTAAEILDQTMRDKISPGRISVSKWVEVIKTAHKIGIPSTSTIMFGHLESPEDRARHMGLIRDIQKETGGFTEFVPLNFIHTEAPMYKENLHHGIKNGADGRDVLLMHAVARIMFNNYINNIQTSWVKEGTEMAQLVLSWGANDFGGTLINESISTAAGSEHGQLLKPKDIRHLILQAGRIPAQRTTSYKIIKTFVSEESTDKLDEIQNTSQFGSYHELIKLDGYRYRNNRRH; encoded by the coding sequence ATGAACATGTCCTTGTTTGAGTCACTCTTGAAAAATTCTGATCCCCTCATATCAGATACGCTCAACCGTGCACTAGAGGAAAAGGAAATCTCGGTAAACGAGGCTGCAAGGTTGTTTCATGCAAGAGGTATCGACTTTCACCTAGTAGGGATGGTTGCAGACGAGCTTAGAAAAAGACGTGTTGGAGATATTGTAACATATGTAGTAAATCGAAACATCAACTTTACAAATGTCTGCATAAAGCAATGTGGTTTTTGTGCATTTAGCAGGGATTTTCGCGAGGAGGAAGGATATTTTTTGCCAACAGACGAAATAGTAAGGCGTGCAAAGGAGGCACATACACTTGGTGCAACAGAGGTCTGCGTCCAGGCAGGCCTCCCTCCAGACATGGACAAAAATACATACGAGAATATTTGTAGGGCCATCAAGAGAGAGGTCGGCGACATACACATACACGGATTTTCACCAGAGGAGGTACTCTATGGAGCCACAAAATCAAACATGCCAGTAAAAGAATATCTGCTCAGACTCAAGGATGCAGGTGTGAATTCTCTGCCAGGTACTGCAGCAGAAATTTTAGACCAGACAATGCGCGATAAAATTTCCCCCGGAAGAATTAGCGTCAGCAAGTGGGTCGAAGTAATCAAGACGGCACACAAGATTGGCATACCATCAACTTCGACTATAATGTTTGGTCACCTTGAATCACCGGAAGACAGGGCAAGACACATGGGACTGATTCGTGACATTCAAAAAGAGACAGGCGGGTTCACGGAATTTGTCCCGCTTAATTTTATCCATACCGAAGCTCCAATGTACAAAGAAAACTTACACCACGGTATCAAAAATGGTGCAGACGGCAGAGATGTCCTGCTGATGCATGCAGTAGCTCGAATCATGTTCAATAATTACATCAACAACATCCAGACATCGTGGGTAAAGGAAGGTACAGAGATGGCCCAGCTGGTACTATCATGGGGGGCAAATGATTTTGGTGGCACACTAATCAACGAAAGCATCTCTACTGCAGCAGGCTCAGAACATGGTCAGCTGTTAAAACCAAAGGACATAAGACACCTCATACTACAGGCAGGAAGAATTCCAGCCCAGCGGACAACATCATACAAGATAATCAAGACATTTGTTTCAGAGGAGAGTACGGACAAGTTGGACGAGATTCAGAATACATCCCAGTTTGGCTCGTATCACGAATTGATAAAACTTGATGGATACAGGTACAGAAACAACAGGCGACACTAG
- the cofG gene encoding 7,8-didemethyl-8-hydroxy-5-deazariboflavin synthase CofG produces the protein MSKLILRSELLNRLVDGRTPSKDEACRIYQDADRDPTELYQVSQLLRTSHKGTTVTYSRKVFFNLINLCRDTCSYCTYKSEPEHAKVSMLSKNDIITLAEVGKKHHCTEALFVTGERPEQKYQEAREWLKENGFSSTAEYLVEASEIALDNGLFPHTNAGNLTKEEMRQLKSTNVSLGLMLENASERFSESGMPHQFAPSKNPKARIRVLQNAGELRIPMTTGLLIGIGESPQELIDSIYAIKEIHEKYQNIQEVILQNFQPKIDTPMKSSPSPQERYFKTLVALTRIILPKMNIQIPPNLSPESYASFLSAGINDWGGISPVTRDFVNPEFPWPEINDIDANCADAGFHLRTRFPVYPEFFHMVNQDLVSKMSEISDSENLVSREYAR, from the coding sequence TTGAGCAAGCTCATACTCCGTTCCGAGTTGTTAAACAGACTAGTTGATGGTAGAACGCCATCAAAAGATGAGGCTTGTCGTATTTACCAAGATGCCGACAGAGACCCTACTGAGCTTTACCAAGTGTCCCAGCTTTTGAGGACAAGCCACAAGGGCACAACAGTGACATATTCAAGAAAAGTATTTTTCAATCTGATAAACCTCTGCCGGGACACGTGTTCCTATTGTACCTACAAGTCAGAACCAGAACATGCAAAGGTTTCAATGCTTTCAAAAAATGACATTATAACGCTTGCAGAGGTTGGAAAAAAACACCACTGTACCGAAGCATTGTTTGTCACAGGTGAGAGACCAGAACAAAAATACCAAGAGGCAAGAGAATGGCTCAAAGAAAATGGATTTTCAAGTACTGCCGAATATCTAGTAGAGGCATCAGAGATTGCACTTGATAATGGACTGTTTCCCCATACCAATGCAGGAAACCTCACAAAGGAAGAGATGCGCCAGCTAAAGAGCACAAATGTGAGCCTAGGACTGATGCTAGAGAATGCAAGTGAGAGATTCTCAGAGAGCGGCATGCCACACCAGTTTGCACCAAGCAAGAACCCCAAGGCAAGAATCAGGGTTCTCCAAAATGCAGGAGAGTTGAGAATCCCAATGACTACAGGACTGTTGATTGGGATAGGAGAGAGCCCACAGGAATTGATTGATTCAATTTATGCAATAAAAGAGATTCATGAAAAATACCAAAATATTCAAGAAGTAATTTTACAGAATTTTCAGCCAAAGATTGACACCCCCATGAAGTCAAGTCCGTCACCGCAAGAAAGATATTTCAAGACACTTGTTGCGTTAACCAGAATAATTTTGCCCAAGATGAACATCCAGATACCTCCAAATCTTTCTCCCGAATCATATGCATCATTTCTGTCAGCAGGAATAAACGACTGGGGCGGCATATCGCCTGTAACACGCGATTTTGTAAACCCAGAATTTCCATGGCCAGAAATAAATGACATTGATGCAAATTGTGCAGATGCAGGATTTCATCTAAGGACAAGGTTCCCAGTCTACCCAGAATTTTTCCACATGGTAAATCAAGACTTGGTATCAAAAATGTCTGAAATTTCAGACTCTGAAAATCTAGTTAGTAGAGAGTATGCAAGATGA